The genomic interval ACAACCACATCATACCCCCCTGAATAATGGGGTATTTAATCCCAAGGGTTTCGGTTACCTTTGTTTTAAACATGTTACCTCCCAGATTTCTCTTTAAATAGAAAAAGGGGGAGTAAATCTCCCCCTCTCTCCAATTTTTTGTTATTTTAAAATATTTTACTTATTTAAGCAATGATTTAATGTAAGTGATAAGCGGGTCGTTTCCATCTGAAAAACCTACGAAAACTTTTGAAATTTTACCTTCTTTGTCTATTACAACAAAGTGAGGGATACCGCTTACACCATACGCTTTATATATTGATTTATCTTTTAATATTGCAACAGGATACTCAATATTTCTTTCTTTTAAGAAGTTTTTAATGTATTTTAATTCTTCTTCAGGCTTTAGATTGGGTATTTTCTGTTTGCCGTCTGAAAATGTTCCATAGTAAGAAGTTATGCTTATAACAACAAGCCCTTTGTCCTTTAATTGAGCATAGAGTTTTTCAAGGTGAGGCATAGCTGCTCTGCAAGGAGGGCACCATGGGGCGAAGAAGTCTAATACAACAACTTTGCCCTTTAAATCGGAAAGCTTCACTCCTTTTGTGTTAATCCATGTGTCAACTCCAGTAATTTCAGGTGCCTGTTTTCCTACAGTATCTAATTGGGTAAGTCTTGGCTTCATTCTATTTTTTATCTGGTCAGGGAGTACCTTGCTGTTTAAAGCATTTTTAATTGTTTCTTTTGCCTTGTCAATGTTTCCAACCTGCTGATAAGCAAGAGACAAACTGTCATAAGCATAGTATGCTGTCATTGGGTCAAGTTTAGGAGCGTTTACCGCTTTTTCAAGAAACGCAATTGCTTCTTTGTTTTTGTTTTTTCCTAAAAGCATATATCCAAAGTTAAAAGCATTCCTTGCATAATCAGAGCTTGTTTTGCTAACCATGTCAAGGTATTTAGACGCATTTGAGTAATCATTAAGTTCAAAGTAAGCAACTGCTTTTGTCAGATTTAATTTATCCTGGTCTAAAGCAGCAGGCTTTTTTATTAATTTTAAAGTAGCAAGAGCTTTTTTCCCATCGTTTACTGAGTTATATAGCTGTGCTGCAAGCAATTTTTCTTCGTCATTCATTTTATTAACATCGTATTTTGAAATCAGGTCATTCATCTGCTTTTTCATCTCATCTAAAAACTTCTGGTATTGCTCTCTTGTTTTAATTGTCTTCTGTTTTTGTTGGAGGCTTTGCATTAAATTATTGTAGTCTTCTTTAAAACCTGCAAAGCTTAAAGTGGTTAATAACATCATAAAAATAAAAACTAAATATTTTCTCATTAAAATCCTCCTGAAAAAATTTGTCTTCTGGATTATATCACAATAATCCTTTTTTAATATGCATTTAAAGATTTCATATAGGTTCTGCCCCTATCACCTTCAACTTCAATACAAATAAGGGGTTTGTTTGAACTATATTGTACAAAAGAGTGTTCGTTGAACTGATTTTCAGGAAATAAATCCTTTAAAAGTGATTTATATCTCTTTAATGGTTCTATTTTTACTTCTTTTTCACCAATTATATTTCCCTGTCCATCATACAGTTTAAAAGTTACAAAAGCATTTTCTCTATTAGGGTTGAGGGCTACAATTCCTGTCCAGTAATTATCATCACTTAAAGCAACAGGTAATGTCCCTACTTCTTTACCCTTTGGGAGGAGTGAATAACCACAAATTGCTCCTCCAGGGACACCATATATTTCAATTCCAGTTGTTTTCACATTAGAGTATGCATATCCCCAGACAGCCTGTTGCAATTCTTCTTCACTGAAAAGGTGCTCAAATAACCCTTTAACCTTCGACAGCGCTTTTATTTCAATTGACTTTGTTCCCACAAGCTTTTTTTTGTCATTGTAAAGATAGAAGATAAGCCTGCCATCTCTGTTTTCTGTGTTTGTAAAAGTAAATCCTGTCCAGAATATATCTTTTTCTTCAGGGATATGAGGTATATAAAACTTTGTGTAAGAGTCAGACGAAAGGGTTATTGCTGCTCCATCATTGTTATTTTGAACAAAAAGTTCAAACCCGTTTAAAACATCAGATTGGTTTATGTCGTAAATCTTGCCCCAGCTGAACTGTTCAGAAATATTTTCTGCAAATTTATTTAAGTCAATTAAATTGCTGTAACTTGCATCAAGACTTGAACCCTGGTTGTTAACAGTTACAATTAACTGTTTTCCATTTTTATTTCCAATGCTTACAAGGGTATTCCAGTAATTGGTTTCTTCTGCAATGTGGGGGATGTTTAGTTGATAATTTGTTGTCAATCCCTG from Thermotomaculum hydrothermale carries:
- a CDS encoding TlpA disulfide reductase family protein, translated to MRKYLVFIFMMLLTTLSFAGFKEDYNNLMQSLQQKQKTIKTREQYQKFLDEMKKQMNDLISKYDVNKMNDEEKLLAAQLYNSVNDGKKALATLKLIKKPAALDQDKLNLTKAVAYFELNDYSNASKYLDMVSKTSSDYARNAFNFGYMLLGKNKNKEAIAFLEKAVNAPKLDPMTAYYAYDSLSLAYQQVGNIDKAKETIKNALNSKVLPDQIKNRMKPRLTQLDTVGKQAPEITGVDTWINTKGVKLSDLKGKVVVLDFFAPWCPPCRAAMPHLEKLYAQLKDKGLVVISITSYYGTFSDGKQKIPNLKPEEELKYIKNFLKERNIEYPVAILKDKSIYKAYGVSGIPHFVVIDKEGKISKVFVGFSDGNDPLITYIKSLLK